In Macadamia integrifolia cultivar HAES 741 chromosome 5, SCU_Mint_v3, whole genome shotgun sequence, a single window of DNA contains:
- the LOC122078184 gene encoding photosystem II 10 kDa polypeptide, chloroplastic: MAASVMSSLSLKPSPLIERSAPRGLPSLARPSSSFRVQASGRDRKIKTETPYGPGGGMKLRDGLDASGRKGKGKGVYQFVDKYGANVDGYSPIYDTNDWSPSGDVYVGGTTGLLIWAITLAGLLAGGALLVYNTSALSQ; this comes from the exons ATGGCTGCGTCAGTTATGTCATCTTTGAGTTTGAAACCATCTCCATTGATTGAGAGATCAGCCCCTAGAGGCCTCCCCTCCCTTGCAaggccttcttcttcctttagaGTTCAGGCCAGTGGTCGCGATAGGAAGATCAAGACTGAGACCCCATATG GGCCTGGCGGTGGCATGAAATTGAGGGATGGTCTTGATGCATCAGGAAGGAAGGGAAAG GGGAAGGGTGTCTACCAATTTGTTGACAAATATGGTGCTAATGTGGACGGTTACAG tCCAATCTACGACACTAATGACTGGTCACCCAGTGGAGATGTCTATGTTGGAG GTACGACTGGTTTATTAATATGGGCTATTACCCTTGCTGGCCTCTTAGCTGGGGGTGCCCTCCTTGTCTACAACACAAGTGCTTTGTCTCAGTAA
- the LOC122079938 gene encoding obg-like ATPase 1, which translates to MPPKAAKSKDAPAERPILGRFSSHLKIGIVGLPNVGKSTLFNTLTKLSIPAENFPFCTIEPNEARVNIPDERFEWLCQLFKPKSEVSAFLEIHDIAGLVRGAHAGQGLGNSFLSHIRAVDGIFHVLRAFEDPDIIHVDDTVDPVRDLEIIGEELRLKDMEFMERKVEDLEKAMKRSNDKQLKVEHECCDKVKAWLQAGKDVRLGDWKAAEVEILNTFQLLTAKPVVYLVNMNEKDYQRKKNKFLPKIHAWVQEHGGETIIPVSCILESKLSDMPEDEAKKYCEENKLQSALPKIIKTGFSAINLIYFFTAGPDEVKCWQIRRQTKAPQAAGAIHTDFERGFICAEVMKFDDLKELGTETAVKAAGKYRQEGKTYVVQDGDIIFFKFNVSGGGKK; encoded by the exons ATGCCTCCAAAGGCGGCTAAATCGAAGGATGCTCCAGCGGAGCGACCGATCCTCGGACGGTTCTCTTCTCACCTGAAGATTGGAATA GTTGGACTGCCAAATGTTGGAAAATCCACTCTTTTTAACACACTTACAAAGCTATCAATACCAGCGGAGAACTTTCCGTTTTGTACAATCGAACCTAATGAGGCCAGGGTCAATATTCCTGATGAACGATTTGAATGGCTTTGTCAATTGTTCAAGCCCAAGAGTGAG GTATCTGCTTTCTTGGAAATCCATGATATAGCTGGACTAGTTCGAGGTGCTCATGCAGGACAAGGATTGGGAAACAGCTTCTTATCCCATATTCGTGCAGTTGATGGGATTTTTCATGTTTTAC gAGCTTTTGAAGATCCAGATATTATTCATGTTGATGACACTGTGGATCCTGTGAGGGATTTGGAGATTATAGGTGAAGAACTACGATTGAAG GATATGGAATTCATGGAGAGGAAGGTGGAAGATCTTGAAAAAGCCATGAAAAGGAGCAATGACAAGCAGTTGAAGGTTGAACATGAGTGCTGTGATAAG GTGAAAGCATGGCTTCAGGCGGGAAAAGATGTTCGCTTAGGTGACTGGAAAGCTGCTGAAGTTGAGATCTTGAACACTTTCCAATTGCTCACTGCCAAACCTGTTGTCTACTTA GTTAACATGAATGAAAAAGATtatcagagaaagaagaataagtTCTTGCCCAAGATCCATGCCTG GGTACAAGAGCATGGAGGCGAGACAATTATCCCTGTTAGCTGTATTTTGGAGAGCAAACTTTCAGATATGCCAGAGGATGAAGCTAAAAAGTATTGTGAGGAGAACAAGCTACAAAG TGCCCTTCCGAAAATCATAAAGACTGGTTTTTCAGCCATAAATCTGATCTACTTTTTTACCGCGGGACCCGATgag GTTAAATGCTGGCAAATTAGACGCCAAACAAAAGCTCCTCAAGCTGCAGGCGCTATCCACACTGATTTTGAGAGGGGTTTCATTTGTGCTGAG GTTATGAAATTTGATGATCTAAAGGAACTGGGTACTGAAACAGCTGTTAAG GCTGCAGGTAAGTATAGACAGGAAGGGAAGACATACGTGGTCCAAGATGGAGatataatatttttcaaattcaatgTTTCAGGGGGTGGAAAGAAGTGA